One Romboutsia sp. 13368 genomic window carries:
- the dnaN gene encoding DNA polymerase III subunit beta: MKIICNQKLLANKIGISQKAINGKTTLELLKGILLSAKDGQLKLTGYDLEIGIETYTQAEVIEEGEIVVNARLFGDIIRKLPDSFVEIESDAENNVYINCLNSRFKIKGDSAKEYPRLPEVNEEDLYNIPQDLLKNMIKQTVFAISQDQTKPVLMGELLEIVDGEISLVAIDGYRLAVRSCKIDNIVNNAKVIIPGKTLNDVNSLLSSEEDVKVGFDEKNAIFIINDTKIITRLLEGDFIDYKKLLPREYNSKVKLNTKELLNSIERASLLSQSEKNNLIKLSIRDNVMAITSNTDKGNVYEEVNLELSGEYLDIAFNSRYFLEGLKNIDSEEIFIEFTTNINPCIIRPADEVKYTYLLLPVRISSNI, from the coding sequence TTGAAGATAATTTGTAACCAAAAACTTTTAGCTAATAAAATTGGAATTTCACAAAAAGCTATTAATGGAAAGACTACCTTAGAATTATTAAAAGGAATTTTATTATCAGCTAAAGACGGACAATTAAAACTAACTGGATATGATTTAGAAATCGGAATAGAAACTTATACACAAGCTGAAGTTATAGAAGAGGGAGAAATAGTAGTAAACGCTAGACTTTTTGGGGATATTATAAGAAAATTACCAGATTCATTTGTTGAAATAGAATCAGATGCTGAAAATAATGTATATATAAATTGTTTAAATTCAAGATTTAAAATAAAAGGAGATTCGGCAAAAGAATATCCAAGACTTCCTGAAGTTAATGAAGAAGATTTATATAACATTCCTCAAGACTTACTAAAAAATATGATAAAGCAAACAGTATTTGCTATATCTCAAGATCAAACTAAACCTGTATTAATGGGAGAACTTTTAGAAATAGTAGATGGAGAGATAAGCCTAGTTGCTATAGATGGATATAGATTAGCAGTTAGAAGTTGTAAAATCGATAATATAGTAAATAATGCGAAGGTTATAATACCTGGAAAAACATTAAATGATGTAAACAGCTTATTATCTTCTGAAGAAGATGTAAAAGTTGGATTTGATGAAAAGAATGCAATATTTATAATAAATGACACTAAAATAATCACTAGACTTCTTGAAGGTGATTTTATAGATTACAAAAAATTATTACCTAGAGAGTATAATTCAAAGGTAAAATTAAATACTAAAGAACTTTTAAATAGTATAGAAAGAGCATCATTATTATCTCAATCAGAAAAAAATAACTTAATAAAGTTATCAATAAGAGATAATGTTATGGCCATAACTTCAAATACTGATAAAGGAAATGTCTATGAAGAAGTTAATTTAGAATTAAGTGGTGAATACTTAGATATAGCATTTAACTCTAGATATTTCTTAGAAGGATTAAAGAATATAGATAGTGAAGAAATTTTCATAGAGTTCACTACAAATATAAATCCTTGTATAATAAGACCAGCTGATGAAGTTAAATATACTTATTTATTATTACCAGTAAGAATATCATCTAATATATAG
- the rnpA gene encoding ribonuclease P protein component: protein MDFKRTQGLKKDSDFRKVYKHGKSFANRNLVMYMLDNKSDSTRVGISVSKKVGNAINRNKVRRRIKESYRLNIDANVKYGYDIVFIARVAIKEADYKDIEKSMNHLVKKAGLI from the coding sequence ATGGACTTCAAAAGAACCCAAGGTTTAAAAAAGGACTCTGATTTTAGAAAAGTATACAAACACGGCAAATCTTTTGCAAATAGAAACTTAGTAATGTATATGCTAGATAATAAATCAGACTCTACTAGAGTAGGGATTTCAGTTTCTAAAAAAGTAGGAAATGCTATTAATAGAAATAAAGTAAGAAGAAGAATAAAAGAATCATATAGATTAAATATTGATGCAAACGTTAAATATGGATATGATATTGTATTTATAGCTAGAGTAGCGATAAAAGAAGCTGATTATAAGGATATAGAAAAATCTATGAATCACCTTGTAAAAAAAGCAGGATTAATATAA
- the yaaA gene encoding S4 domain-containing protein YaaA, translating to MIEINIDSEYIKLDQFLKLADAVSTGGHAKFLILEGLVKVNGEVEMRRGRKLRPQDVVEVEGQKIKVV from the coding sequence ATGATTGAAATAAATATAGATTCAGAATATATAAAACTAGATCAATTTCTTAAATTAGCAGATGCTGTATCTACAGGAGGACATGCTAAATTTTTAATATTAGAAGGTTTAGTTAAGGTTAATGGAGAAGTTGAAATGAGAAGAGGTAGAAAACTAAGACCTCAAGATGTTGTAGAAGTTGAAGGACAGAAAATAAAAGTAGTGTAA
- the yidD gene encoding membrane protein insertion efficiency factor YidD: MLKEINRYVSKLLIYLVRFYQRFISPLKGPTCRFYPTCSHYSIEAIKKYGALKGIYLTIRRLLKCHPFHPGGYDPLK; the protein is encoded by the coding sequence ATATTAAAGGAAATTAATAGGTATGTATCGAAATTACTTATCTACTTAGTGAGATTCTACCAAAGATTTATATCTCCTTTAAAAGGACCAACTTGTAGATTTTATCCTACGTGTTCTCACTATTCAATTGAAGCAATAAAAAAATATGGAGCGTTAAAAGGGATATATTTAACCATAAGACGATTATTAAAGTGTCATCCTTTTCATCCAGGAGGATATGATCCACTTAAATAA
- the mnmE gene encoding tRNA uridine-5-carboxymethylaminomethyl(34) synthesis GTPase MnmE: MFIDDTIAAIATAPGEGGIGIIRISGEKSLQVAQSIFKSKSGKMIKDYNARTLIYGTIVDGEKVIDEVLLAYMKGPNSYTAEDVIEINCHGGFISVKKILELILSKDVRLAEAGEFTKRAFLNGRIDLSQAEAIIDVIKSKTDMAHEVAQNQLEGSLAKKIKELRMNVTEVLAHLTVSIDFSEEDVEEITYQTLEEKSYKLREEIKKLYDTAESGKILRDGLKTVIVGKPNVGKSSLLNSILGENRAIVTDIAGTTRDVIEEFVNIKGIPLKIVDTAGIRETDDIVEKIGVEKSRESFSTADLVIMVLDASRKLAEEDIEILESLKNKKTIVLLNKIDLKPEIEIEKIKEYVNADDIIEISALKHQGIEELQDKIEAMVYQGSVKNSSNLMITNSRHKDALFKAYEAINDAIGAIEQRMPYDFIEVDFKNIWDYLGYINGDTVREDLLDTIFANFCIGK; the protein is encoded by the coding sequence TTGTTTATAGATGATACTATAGCAGCAATTGCTACAGCACCTGGAGAAGGTGGAATAGGAATAATCAGAATTAGTGGAGAAAAATCACTACAAGTAGCCCAATCAATATTTAAATCTAAATCAGGCAAAATGATAAAAGATTATAATGCAAGAACGTTAATATATGGAACAATCGTTGATGGTGAAAAAGTAATAGATGAAGTATTATTAGCTTATATGAAAGGCCCAAATTCATATACTGCTGAAGATGTAATAGAAATAAATTGCCACGGTGGATTTATTTCAGTAAAGAAAATATTAGAACTTATATTATCTAAAGATGTAAGATTAGCTGAGGCTGGAGAGTTTACAAAAAGAGCATTCTTAAATGGTAGAATAGACTTATCTCAAGCTGAAGCTATAATAGATGTTATAAAATCAAAAACGGATATGGCTCATGAAGTAGCTCAAAATCAATTAGAGGGAAGTTTAGCTAAAAAAATTAAAGAATTAAGAATGAATGTTACGGAAGTTTTAGCTCACTTAACAGTTTCTATAGATTTTTCAGAAGAAGATGTAGAGGAAATAACATATCAAACTTTAGAAGAAAAATCATATAAACTTAGAGAGGAAATTAAAAAGCTTTATGATACAGCAGAAAGTGGTAAAATTCTTAGAGATGGCTTAAAAACTGTAATAGTAGGTAAGCCTAATGTAGGAAAATCATCTTTATTAAACTCTATATTAGGAGAGAATAGAGCAATAGTAACGGATATAGCGGGTACTACAAGAGATGTTATAGAAGAATTTGTTAATATAAAGGGTATACCTCTAAAGATAGTAGATACTGCAGGTATAAGAGAAACTGATGATATAGTTGAAAAAATAGGCGTAGAGAAATCTAGGGAATCTTTCAGCACTGCTGATTTAGTTATAATGGTATTAGATGCATCTAGAAAATTAGCTGAAGAAGATATAGAAATATTAGAAAGCTTAAAAAATAAGAAAACTATAGTACTTTTAAATAAAATAGATTTAAAACCTGAAATAGAAATAGAAAAAATAAAAGAGTATGTTAACGCTGATGATATAATAGAAATATCGGCTTTAAAACATCAAGGTATAGAAGAATTACAAGATAAAATAGAAGCAATGGTTTATCAAGGTAGCGTAAAGAATTCTTCTAATTTAATGATAACAAACTCTAGACATAAAGATGCATTATTCAAAGCATATGAAGCTATAAATGATGCAATCGGTGCAATAGAGCAAAGAATGCCATATGATTTTATAGAAGTTGACTTTAAAAATATATGGGATTATTTAGGATATATAAACGGAGATACAGTAAGAGAAGATTTATTAGATACAATATTCGCAAACTTCTGTATAGGTAAATAA
- a CDS encoding YidC/Oxa1 family membrane protein insertase, whose translation MNIISNALGHVLRIIFELVQNYGLSIILFTVLVKVLLLPLTIKQTKSTKAMQDIQPKIQEIQTKYKDKPEKQQQEIMKIYTEAKINPLAGCLPLLIQMPILIALFSVLREPVTYGVFADQAQFASAAKGFLWIKDLTTPDYILAILSGATTFLMQTLMMPKDQQQGSMKIMTYVMSGMMLFWGFSFPAGLTLYWTIGNVFAIAQHYLIMNPLKAKLAVSKEEVINEKPRNKK comes from the coding sequence GTGAATATTATAAGTAATGCTTTAGGACATGTCCTAAGAATAATATTTGAACTTGTTCAAAATTATGGACTTTCAATAATATTATTTACTGTATTAGTGAAAGTACTATTACTACCACTTACAATTAAGCAAACAAAATCTACAAAGGCAATGCAAGATATACAGCCTAAGATACAAGAAATACAAACAAAATATAAAGATAAACCTGAAAAACAACAACAAGAAATAATGAAGATATATACAGAAGCTAAAATAAATCCATTAGCAGGATGTTTACCTTTATTAATACAAATGCCAATATTAATTGCATTATTCTCTGTATTAAGAGAACCTGTTACATATGGAGTTTTCGCTGATCAAGCACAATTTGCAAGTGCAGCGAAAGGCTTTTTATGGATAAAAGATTTAACTACGCCAGATTATATATTAGCTATATTATCAGGAGCAACTACATTCTTAATGCAAACATTAATGATGCCTAAAGATCAACAACAAGGTTCTATGAAGATAATGACTTATGTTATGTCAGGTATGATGTTATTCTGGGGATTCTCTTTCCCAGCAGGTCTTACATTATATTGGACAATAGGTAACGTGTTTGCAATAGCACAACATTACTTAATTATGAATCCTTTAAAAGCTAAACTGGCTGTTTCTAAGGAGGAAGTAATAAATGAAAAGCCTAGAAATAAGAAGTAA
- the recF gene encoding DNA replication/repair protein RecF (All proteins in this family for which functions are known are DNA-binding proteins that assist the filamentation of RecA onto DNA for the initiation of recombination or recombinational repair.) yields the protein MRLNSLQLVNFRNYNNLYLEFNKKVNLLLGKNGQGKTNIVESIYMLSFGKSFRTNRDKEIIKFDTENLYVGGSYSKEHTDGLIEIAIGKNKKGIKVNKIHIQKIHELLGNLNVVIFSPEDLRLVKEGPKERRSFIDKEISQIMPKYYNYLTNYNKILFQRNQLLKTNHIDNALLDVYDESLARYGSYLYILRRDFIKKIADISKNMHSKLTNSIEELSITYKSQIDICDDDTTDSVYNKFLDKLTSSRKHDIDVRTTRYGLHKDDLNIYVNGLDVRLYGSQGQQRTASISLKLSEIELIRNEVGEYPILILDDVFSELDETRQKLLIDNLSVVQMFITTAEVSHINIFNKSNTTIFRIEKGQVINIENGGN from the coding sequence ATGCGACTAAATAGCTTACAATTAGTTAATTTTAGAAACTATAATAATTTATATTTAGAATTTAATAAAAAAGTTAATCTTCTTTTAGGAAAAAATGGCCAAGGGAAGACTAATATAGTAGAATCTATATATATGCTATCTTTTGGAAAATCATTTAGAACTAATAGAGATAAAGAAATAATAAAGTTTGATACTGAAAATCTTTATGTTGGAGGAAGCTACTCAAAAGAGCATACAGATGGTTTAATAGAAATAGCTATTGGAAAAAATAAAAAGGGTATAAAAGTTAATAAAATTCATATACAAAAAATTCATGAATTACTTGGGAATTTAAATGTCGTTATATTCTCACCTGAAGACCTTAGGCTAGTTAAAGAAGGTCCAAAGGAAAGAAGATCTTTTATTGATAAAGAGATTAGTCAAATTATGCCCAAATATTATAATTATCTTACAAATTATAATAAAATATTATTTCAAAGAAATCAGTTATTAAAAACTAATCATATAGATAATGCTTTACTTGATGTCTATGATGAAAGTTTAGCTAGATATGGTAGTTATCTGTATATTTTAAGAAGAGATTTTATAAAAAAAATAGCAGATATATCTAAAAATATGCATTCAAAATTAACAAATTCAATTGAAGAATTGTCAATTACATATAAAAGTCAGATTGATATATGTGATGATGATACTACTGATAGTGTATACAACAAATTTTTAGATAAACTTACATCTAGTAGAAAGCATGATATTGATGTAAGAACAACTAGATATGGTTTACACAAAGATGATTTAAATATATATGTCAATGGACTTGATGTTAGACTTTATGGTTCACAGGGGCAACAAAGAACAGCATCTATTTCATTAAAATTATCTGAAATTGAACTTATAAGAAATGAAGTTGGAGAATATCCTATTTTAATTTTAGATGATGTATTTAGTGAATTAGATGAAACTAGACAAAAACTATTGATAGATAACTTGAGTGTAGTTCAAATGTTTATAACTACAGCTGAAGTTTCACATATAAATATATTTAATAAAAGTAATACAACCATTTTCAGAATTGAAAAAGGACAAGTTATTAATATAGAGAATGGAGGTAACTAG
- the dnaA gene encoding chromosomal replication initiator protein DnaA, producing the protein MDIVSLWDKTLQLIKGELSPPSFNAFFKQIIPLKIHMNELILLVPNDFTKGILEDRYLNLIENSVNQLSLKKYKVKFVLDEKYVEGLEEESKSSNLPQKNYPNLNPKYTFDTFVIGNSNRFAHAACVAVAESPARAYNPLFLYGGVGLGKTHLMHAIGHHIITQKKDAKVVYVSSEKFTNELINSIKDDRNEEFRNKYRNVDILLIDDIQFIAGKERTQEEFFHTFNSLHEANKQIIISSDRPPKEIPTLEDRLRSRFEMGLITDIQAPDFETRIAILRKKAQMENIEVSNEVTTYIAKNIKSNIRELEGALTRVIAYSSLTNRTISFDLAVEALKDIITTTKNEEITVNRIKEKVASVFNIKMEDFNSKKRTRSIAYPRQIAMYLSRELTDLSLPKIGEEFGGRDHTTVIHAHDKIIKDIQVNEEIKSKIDKIVSDLKG; encoded by the coding sequence ATGGATATAGTTTCTTTATGGGACAAAACACTACAATTAATAAAAGGTGAGTTATCTCCACCTAGTTTTAATGCTTTTTTTAAGCAAATAATACCTTTAAAAATACATATGAATGAATTAATACTTTTAGTTCCTAATGATTTTACTAAAGGTATTTTAGAAGATAGATATTTAAATCTAATAGAAAATTCAGTAAATCAACTTTCTTTAAAGAAATATAAAGTTAAGTTTGTTTTAGATGAAAAATACGTAGAGGGATTAGAAGAAGAATCGAAGAGTTCTAATTTACCTCAAAAAAATTATCCTAATTTAAATCCTAAATATACTTTTGATACTTTCGTAATCGGTAATAGTAATAGATTTGCACACGCTGCATGTGTTGCTGTTGCAGAATCTCCTGCTAGAGCTTATAATCCATTATTCCTATATGGAGGAGTTGGATTAGGAAAAACACATTTAATGCATGCGATCGGTCATCATATAATAACTCAAAAAAAGGATGCTAAGGTAGTTTATGTTTCATCTGAAAAATTTACAAATGAGCTTATAAACTCTATAAAAGATGATAGAAACGAAGAATTTAGAAATAAATATAGAAATGTCGATATATTACTTATAGATGATATCCAGTTTATTGCTGGAAAAGAAAGAACTCAAGAAGAGTTTTTCCATACTTTTAACTCATTACATGAGGCTAATAAGCAAATAATTATTTCTAGTGATAGACCTCCAAAAGAGATTCCAACATTAGAAGATAGATTAAGATCTAGATTTGAAATGGGGCTTATAACTGATATTCAAGCTCCAGATTTTGAAACTAGAATAGCTATACTTAGAAAAAAGGCTCAAATGGAAAATATAGAAGTATCAAATGAAGTAACTACTTATATCGCTAAAAATATAAAATCTAATATAAGAGAATTAGAAGGTGCTTTAACAAGAGTAATAGCATATTCATCTCTTACTAATAGAACTATATCTTTTGATCTTGCTGTAGAAGCATTAAAAGATATAATAACTACTACCAAAAACGAAGAAATTACTGTAAATAGAATAAAAGAAAAGGTAGCTTCTGTATTTAACATAAAAATGGAAGACTTCAATTCTAAAAAAAGAACAAGATCGATAGCTTATCCAAGACAAATAGCAATGTATTTATCTAGAGAACTTACAGATTTATCACTTCCTAAGATAGGAGAAGAATTTGGAGGAAGAGATCATACAACTGTTATTCATGCCCACGATAAGATAATTAAAGATATACAAGTAAATGAAGAAATTAAATCTAAAATAGACAAAATAGTTTCAGATTTAAAAGGATAA
- the jag gene encoding RNA-binding cell elongation regulator Jag/EloR, whose translation MKSLEIRSKTKDEAISKALTQLNVELEDLQVEVLENPSKGFLGFLGAKDGLYKFTVIEKETELDIAKAFVENILKNSNIKADLNVTQQGNVINVDIKGEEAAVLIGRRGETLDSIQLLTGLALNKINKNSSMRVVVDIENYRSKREESLVRYAQKVAREVIKTKKTKKLEYMNPYERRIIHSTLQNNKSVSTYSEGTDPYRRLVVEYIK comes from the coding sequence ATGAAAAGCCTAGAAATAAGAAGTAAAACTAAAGATGAGGCTATAAGTAAAGCACTTACTCAACTAAATGTTGAATTAGAAGACTTACAAGTTGAAGTATTAGAAAATCCATCTAAAGGTTTCTTAGGATTTTTAGGTGCTAAAGATGGTCTTTATAAATTTACTGTTATAGAAAAAGAAACAGAGTTAGATATAGCTAAAGCCTTTGTTGAAAATATACTAAAAAATTCTAATATAAAAGCTGATTTAAATGTAACTCAACAGGGTAATGTTATAAATGTTGATATAAAAGGTGAAGAAGCAGCAGTTTTAATTGGTAGAAGAGGAGAAACTTTAGATTCTATACAATTATTAACAGGACTTGCTCTTAACAAAATAAATAAAAACTCTAGCATGAGAGTTGTTGTTGATATTGAAAACTACAGATCTAAAAGAGAAGAATCTTTAGTTAGATATGCTCAAAAAGTAGCTAGAGAAGTAATAAAAACAAAGAAAACTAAAAAGCTAGAGTATATGAATCCCTATGAAAGAAGAATAATACATTCTACTTTACAAAATAATAAGTCTGTAAGTACTTATAGTGAAGGAACGGATCCATATAGAAGATTAGTAGTAGAATATATAAAATAA
- the gyrB gene encoding DNA topoisomerase (ATP-hydrolyzing) subunit B translates to MKQEYGASQIQVLEGLEAVRKRPGMYIGSTGPRGLHHLVYEVVDNSIDEALQGYCSEIYVSINKDGSITVRDNGRGIPVEIHPKTGKSTLETVLTVLHAGGKFGGGGYKVSGGLHGVGVSVVNALSEWVVAEVRRNGNVYRQSYRLGSPTTDLEIVGKCEDTGTTISFMPDATIFDEIEFKYETLEHRLRELSFLNKGIKIVFEDKRGENEKKKEFHYTGGLIEYVKFLNKSRTGIHEDIVYIDKKVDDYVVELAMQYTDGYSENIYSFANNINTHEGGTHLAGFKSALTKTINEYAKRNKLLKESEPNLLGEDIREGLTTVVSVKLPEPQFEGQTKTKLGNTVMRGIVDSVTVEELGAFLEENPTTARIIVDKGLRAQRAREAAKRARELTRRKSVLESTSLPGKLADCAEKDPSKSEIFLVEGDSAGGSAKQGRDRHTQAILPLRGKILNVEKSRLDKILSSDEIKNMITAFGCGVGNDFDLEKARYHKIVIMTDADVDGAHIRTLLLTFFFRYMRPLIENGLVYIAQPPLYKVKKQKKEYYVYSDEQLNKLLEEIGRQGVELQRYKGLGEMNAEQLWDTTMNPETRTLLQVSIEDAAIADEVFSMLMGDKVAPRREFIEENATYVRNLDI, encoded by the coding sequence ATGAAACAAGAATACGGTGCAAGTCAGATACAAGTCTTAGAAGGATTAGAGGCCGTTAGAAAAAGACCAGGTATGTATATCGGTTCAACAGGTCCTAGAGGTTTACACCACTTAGTTTATGAAGTAGTAGATAACAGTATAGATGAAGCATTACAAGGATATTGCTCAGAAATATATGTTTCTATAAACAAAGATGGAAGTATAACAGTAAGGGATAATGGTAGAGGTATACCTGTAGAGATACATCCTAAAACAGGAAAATCTACATTAGAAACAGTTTTAACAGTACTTCATGCAGGAGGTAAGTTCGGTGGAGGAGGATACAAGGTATCTGGTGGACTTCACGGAGTTGGGGTTTCTGTAGTTAATGCATTATCTGAGTGGGTAGTAGCAGAAGTGCGTAGAAATGGAAATGTATATAGACAATCATATAGATTAGGTTCTCCTACAACTGACCTTGAAATAGTAGGTAAATGTGAAGATACAGGTACTACAATAAGCTTTATGCCAGATGCTACAATATTTGATGAAATAGAATTCAAATATGAGACTTTAGAGCATAGACTTAGAGAATTATCTTTCTTAAATAAAGGTATAAAGATAGTATTTGAAGATAAAAGAGGAGAAAATGAAAAGAAAAAAGAGTTCCATTACACTGGAGGGCTAATAGAATATGTAAAATTCTTAAATAAGTCTAGAACTGGAATTCATGAAGATATAGTTTATATAGATAAAAAAGTAGATGACTATGTTGTTGAGTTAGCTATGCAGTATACTGATGGTTATTCAGAGAACATATATTCTTTCGCAAATAATATAAACACTCATGAAGGTGGTACTCACTTAGCAGGATTTAAGTCAGCTCTTACAAAGACAATAAATGAATATGCTAAGAGAAATAAACTTTTAAAAGAAAGTGAACCAAACTTATTAGGTGAGGATATAAGAGAAGGTCTTACAACTGTTGTATCAGTTAAGCTTCCTGAGCCACAATTTGAAGGTCAAACAAAGACTAAACTAGGAAATACTGTTATGAGAGGTATTGTAGATAGCGTAACAGTAGAAGAGTTAGGTGCTTTCTTAGAGGAAAATCCTACTACAGCTAGAATAATAGTAGATAAAGGGCTTAGAGCTCAAAGAGCAAGAGAAGCTGCTAAAAGAGCAAGAGAATTAACTAGAAGAAAAAGTGTATTAGAAAGTACTTCATTACCTGGGAAATTAGCTGACTGTGCTGAAAAAGATCCATCTAAGAGTGAGATATTCTTAGTCGAAGGGGATTCTGCCGGTGGTTCTGCAAAACAAGGTAGAGATAGACATACACAAGCGATACTTCCACTAAGAGGTAAGATATTAAACGTTGAAAAATCTAGATTAGATAAAATACTATCATCAGATGAAATAAAAAATATGATAACTGCATTTGGTTGTGGAGTTGGTAATGACTTTGACTTAGAAAAAGCAAGATATCATAAAATAGTTATAATGACCGATGCCGATGTCGATGGTGCTCACATTAGAACACTATTATTAACATTCTTCTTCAGATATATGAGACCATTAATAGAAAATGGATTAGTGTATATAGCACAACCACCTCTATACAAGGTTAAGAAGCAAAAGAAAGAATATTATGTTTACTCTGATGAACAATTAAATAAATTATTAGAAGAAATCGGAAGACAAGGTGTAGAGCTTCAAAGATACAAAGGGCTTGGAGAGATGAACGCTGAACAATTATGGGATACTACAATGAATCCTGAAACAAGAACTTTATTACAAGTATCTATAGAAGATGCAGCAATTGCAGATGAAGTATTCTCAATGCTTATGGGTGACAAAGTTGCTCCAAGAAGAGAATTCATAGAAGAAAATGCAACATACGTTAGAAACTTAGATATATAG
- the rpmH gene encoding 50S ribosomal protein L34 → MKRTYQPKKRQRKKEHGFRKRMKTSNGRNVLKRRRAKGRNRLTH, encoded by the coding sequence ATGAAAAGAACTTATCAGCCAAAGAAAAGACAAAGAAAGAAAGAGCATGGTTTCAGAAAGAGAATGAAAACTTCTAACGGAAGAAACGTGTTAAAGAGAAGAAGAGCTAAAGGAAGAAATAGATTAACTCATTAA